The following proteins are encoded in a genomic region of Oryzias latipes chromosome 17, ASM223467v1:
- the suco gene encoding SUN domain-containing ossification factor isoform X2, with translation MKMTQLFQRRRRSVSLWLYIAVVCWSSRLFVECVESHPEDQKSGSTQIHVPHEPPYQETEVSLSFSAQPPFNSEQPTAADPPETQEEELKAQAENFVAETSASEGEPDALDVISNPESASYPEAAVSQDQGSVLQPPSSNSESGTSALNADDSGSAGLQESDQNSASSDGSGAASIETGSDPLQNDCEEEEENPYDTERPPLVLENTSNVHTTGTKTHADPPLSPPAAPADTRLESNASHKLTESPGLSPTATADGDSGGSKEPEDIPTFDEWKRKMMEVEKEKTLSTDTFINGGSHVPKKVQKHFNNYASVECGAKILGANPEAKSTSAILKENMDLYMLNPCSTKIWFIIELCEPIQVRQLDIANFELFSSTPKDFLVSISDRYPTNKWLKLGTFHARDERTVQSFPLDEQLYAKYVKMFTKYIKVELVSHFGSEHFCPLSLIRVFGTSMVEEYEIADPSERADDQDDELDPTGFFPGEPKSSENLIGSAKDAIMNMVNNIANNVLGGSAEIKGNVSSQEERKSEPPEEHEASSEGVTSDLPEASDSEDMQILPGTDVPPAEPPSSETPLPEEAANTESEVPQEEKRLVILLEKEEEEPMRSTVILLEKEDKPYEEQRDAPEHHQVDPSCCSPAPSLRDYVQRQSSAKSRKCQTGDREPESPPIHPSTPLAPSSEPEPPHTDDEAASELTSQPVEESISEVLDPSLTLNLPALIVSESSCAQPGTTVQTPPLSASAEEPQRSQDASVEEEHLQTAESPSSSVHVQPTISFPAVDTSVTPTVDKSNIDATSTEMTVPVPTQDLFSVLPPTYSAQSEQPAEAPSAPDGAPGPLEGSGPIPEPVIEAEPSGGQAADADAEDVPASSNANGQSPHPNSAAFPQGSASDIYAEPFNGTEQNGNPMHGSSQKESVFMRLNNRIKALEVNMSLSGRYLEQLSQRYRKQMEEMQRAFNKTIIKLQNTARIAEEQDLRQTESIQLLQSQLENMTQLLLNLSVRVSQLHDEVSDRQTYLLLSLMLCLCLGLLLCVNRSRFTGSPAIEPEPPAPKSYTYCCAERPLSSCEEAGLKRSASYPLIHTDSLQLATSADPEVLHAEETQSLCPTNRKRRRRKLKLLDKGEVLKASIKAAPELCNGAACKGAPVSTNPTALTKRLLLPTFRDSPSEGSSEGSSQSDEPSFCGIAAACPRVCDGLPPSKTRAEKRALGRRPPKPRCANLGLPRDSQRDRIEVLPVTIQDLLRRKPERRSGTLATLTGSV, from the exons ATGAAGATGACACAGCTGTTTCAgcgaagaagaagaagtgtGTCATTGTGGCTATATATAGCTGTAGTATGCTG GTCTTCTAGGCTGTTTGTTGAATGTGTGGAATCCCACCCAGAGGACCAAAAATCCGGGTCCACACAGATCCACGTCCCACATGAGCCGCCTTATCAGGAA ACTGAAGTTAGCCTTAGTTTCTCTGCTCAGCCTCCATTTAACAGTGAGCAGCCGACAGCAGCCGATCCCCCAGAAACACAAGAGGAGGAGCTAAAAGCCCAAGCAGAG AACTTTGTAGCAGAGACATCTGCTTCAGAAGGAGAGCCGGACGCACTCGATGTGATTTCAAACCCTGAAAGTGCCTCGTATCCCGAAGCGGCCGTCTCTCAGGATCAGGGTTCTGTCCTTCAGCCGCCTTCCAGCAACTCTGAGTCTGGGACGTCTGCACTGAATGCAGATGATTCCGGCAGCGCCGGCCTGCAGGAGTCTGACCAGAACAG TGCTTCAAGTGATGGGTCTGGTGCAGCCAGTATTGAAACTGGTTCTGACCCGCTTCAAAATgactgtgaggaagaggaggagaacccTTATGACACAGAAAG ACCTCCGTTGGTTCTGGAAAACACTTCCAACGTTCACACCACCGGGACTAAAACCCACGCAGACCCCCCTCTGAGCCCCCCGGCTGCTCCCGCCGACACCCGTCTGGAATCCAACGCGTCCCACAAGCTGACGGAGTCGCCG GGCCTGAGCCCCACCGCCACGGCAGACGGCGACTCCGGTGGGAGCAAAGAGCCGGAGGACATCCCCACCTTCGATGAGTGGAAACGCAAGATGATGGAAGTGGAGAAGGAGAAGA CTCTGTCCACTGACACCTTCATCAACGGGGGCTCCCACGTACCCAAGAAGGTCCAGAAACATTTCAATAATTACGCTTCTGTGGAGTGTGGAGCCAAGATACTCGGTGCAAACCCAGAGGCTAAG AGCACTTCAGCCATCCTGAAGGAGAACATGGACTTGTACATGCTGAACCCCTGCAGCACCAAAATCTG GTTTATTATTGAGCTCTGTGAGCCCATCCAGGTGAGACAGCTGGACATCGCAAACTTTGAGCTTTTCTCCTCCACTCCGAAAGATTTTCTGGTCTCCATCAGTGACAG ATACCCAACGAATAAATGGCTGAAATTGGGAACGTTTCACGCCAGAGATGAACGCACAGTTCAGAGCTTCCCGCTAGACGAGCAGCTTTATGCTAAATATGTAAAG ATGTTCACCAAGTACATAAAG GTAGAGCTGGTCTCTCACTTCGGCTCAGAACATTTCTGTCCTCTCAGCCTCATCAG GGTGTTCGGGACCAGCATGGTGGAAGAATATGAGATCGCAGATCCCTCAGAGCGAGCTGATGATCAAGACGACGAACTGG ATCCCACTGGATTTTTTCCTGGAGAGCCCAAGTCTTCTGAGAATCTTATCGGATCGGCTAAAG ACGCCATCATGAACATGGTCAACAACATCGCTAACAATGTTCTCGGGGGATCCGCAGAGATCAAAG GCAACGTTTCTTCTCAGGAAGAGAGGAAAAGCGAGCCTCCGGAAGAGCATGAGGCCTCCTCTGAAGgcgtgacctctgacctccctGAGGC ttcagACAGTGAAGATATGCAGATTTTACCGGGAACGGACGTCCCTCCAGCTGAACCACCGTCTTCAGAGACCCCCCTGCCAGAAGAAGCTGCGAATACAGAGAGCGAAGTTCCTCAGGAGGAGAAACGATTAGTCATTCTTTTggagaaagaggaagaggaaccgATGAGATCGACTGTCATCCTCCTGGAAAAGGAGGACAAGCCGTACGAAGAGCAAAGAGACGCTCCGGAGCATCATCAAGTAGATCCAAGCTGCTGCAGTCCGGCGCCTTCCCTGCGGGATTACGTCCAGCGCCAGAGCTCTGCTAAAAGCAGGAAGTGCCAGACGGGAGACAGAGAGCCGGAAagtccacccatccacccatcaacACCTTTAGCGCCCTCTTCTGAACCTGAGCCGCCTCACACTGATGATGAGGCGGCTTCTGAGCTGACATCACAGCCTGTAGAAGAATCCATATCTGAGGTGTTGGATCCCAGTCTGACCTTAAACCTCCCCGCCCTTATAGTCTCCGAGTCCTCCTGTGCCCAGCCCGGCACAACAGTTCAAACCCCGCccctttctgcttctgctgagGAACCACAAAGGAGCCAGGATGCGTCGGTGGAAGAGGAGCACCTTCAGACGGCAGAGTCTCCCAGCAGCTCTGTCCACGTGCAGCCCACCATCAGCTTCCCAGCAGTGGATACGTCCGTGACCCCAACTGTTGACAAGTCCAACATCGATGCCACTTCAACAGAAATGACTGTCCCCGTCCCGACACAAGATCTGTTTTCTGTCCTCCCGCCCACTTATTCTGCTCAATCGGAACAGCCGGCGGAGGCACCCTCTGCACCTGACGGCGCTCCCGGTCCCCTGGAAGGATCCGGCCCGATTCCAGAGCCCGTCATCGAGGCCGAGCCTTCTGGTGGCCAAGCGGCAGATGCAGATGCTGAAGATGTCCCTGCTTCCTCAAATGCCAATGGTCAGTCGCCGCACCCCAACTCTGCAGCTTTTCCTCAGGGCTCCGCCTCCGACATCTACGCGGAGCCGTTCAACGGCACCGAGCAGAACGGGAACCCCATGCATGGGTCCAGCCAGAAGGAGTCCGTTTTCATGAGACTCAACAACCGCATCAAGGCGCTGGAGGTGAACATGTCGCTCAGCGGACGCTACCTGGAGCAGCTGAGCCAGAG GTACCGAAAACAGATGGAGGAAATGCAGAGGGCTTTCAACAAGACCATCATCAAACTCCAGAACACAGCGAGGATAGCCGAGGAGCAG GACCTGCGTCAGACTGAATCcatccagctgctgcagagccagCTGGAGAACATGACTCAGCTGCTCCTTAACCTGTCTGTCAGAGTCAGCCAGCTGCACGATGAG GTGTCGGACAGGCAGACCTACCTGCTGCTGTCCCTCATGCTGTGTTTGTGCCTCGGCCTCCTGCTGTGCGTCAACCGCTCCCGCTTCACCGGCTCTCCAGCCATCGAACCGGAGCCGCCCGCGCCCAAAAGCTACACCTACTGCTGTGCTGAAAG GCCTTTGTCATCCTGTGAGGAGGCGGGGCTTAAGAGAAGCGCCTCTTATCCACTCATCCACACCGACTCTTTGCAGTTAGCCACATCTGCAG ATCCAGAAGTGCTGCATGCAGAGGAGACGCAAAGTCTTTGTCCAACAAACAGGAAG AGGAGACGGCGGAAGTTGAAGCTGCTGGACAAAGGGGAGGTGCTGAAAGCGTCCATAAAAGCTGCTCCAGAGCTTTGTAACGGCGCCGCGTGCAAAGGAGCGCCCGTTTCCACAAACCCCACAGCCCTGACGAAACGCTTACTACTGCCCACCTTCAGAGACTCGCCGTCAGAAGGCAGCTCGGAGGGCTCCTCGCAGTCCGACGAGCCCTCCTTCTGCGGCATCGCCGCCGCCTGCCCCCGCGTCTGCGACGGCCTCCCCCCGTCCAAAACCCGGGCGGAGAAGCGGGCGCTGGGACGCAGACCCCCGAAACCTCGCTGCGCCAACCTGGGCCTGCCTCGCGACTCTCAGAGGGACAGGATTGAAGTGCTGCCTGTTACAATACAAGACCTCCTCAGGAGGAAACCAGAGCGGCGCTCCGGCACTTTGGCGACGCTCACAGGTTCTGTTTGA
- the suco gene encoding SUN domain-containing ossification factor isoform X1, with product MKMTQLFQRRRRSVSLWLYIAVVCWSSRLFVECVESHPEDQKSGSTQIHVPHEPPYQETEVSLSFSAQPPFNSEQPTAADPPETQEEELKAQAENFVAETSASEGEPDALDVISNPESASYPEAAVSQDQGSVLQPPSSNSESGTSALNADDSGSAGLQESDQNSASSDGSGAASIETGSDPLQNDCEEEEENPYDTERPPLVLENTSNVHTTGTKTHADPPLSPPAAPADTRLESNASHKLTESPGLSPTATADGDSGGSKEPEDIPTFDEWKRKMMEVEKEKTLSTDTFINGGSHVPKKVQKHFNNYASVECGAKILGANPEAKSTSAILKENMDLYMLNPCSTKIWFIIELCEPIQVRQLDIANFELFSSTPKDFLVSISDRYPTNKWLKLGTFHARDERTVQSFPLDEQLYAKYVKMFTKYIKVELVSHFGSEHFCPLSLIRVFGTSMVEEYEIADPSERADDQDDELVDPTGFFPGEPKSSENLIGSAKDAIMNMVNNIANNVLGGSAEIKGNVSSQEERKSEPPEEHEASSEGVTSDLPEASDSEDMQILPGTDVPPAEPPSSETPLPEEAANTESEVPQEEKRLVILLEKEEEEPMRSTVILLEKEDKPYEEQRDAPEHHQVDPSCCSPAPSLRDYVQRQSSAKSRKCQTGDREPESPPIHPSTPLAPSSEPEPPHTDDEAASELTSQPVEESISEVLDPSLTLNLPALIVSESSCAQPGTTVQTPPLSASAEEPQRSQDASVEEEHLQTAESPSSSVHVQPTISFPAVDTSVTPTVDKSNIDATSTEMTVPVPTQDLFSVLPPTYSAQSEQPAEAPSAPDGAPGPLEGSGPIPEPVIEAEPSGGQAADADAEDVPASSNANGQSPHPNSAAFPQGSASDIYAEPFNGTEQNGNPMHGSSQKESVFMRLNNRIKALEVNMSLSGRYLEQLSQRYRKQMEEMQRAFNKTIIKLQNTARIAEEQDLRQTESIQLLQSQLENMTQLLLNLSVRVSQLHDEVSDRQTYLLLSLMLCLCLGLLLCVNRSRFTGSPAIEPEPPAPKSYTYCCAERPLSSCEEAGLKRSASYPLIHTDSLQLATSADPEVLHAEETQSLCPTNRKRRRRKLKLLDKGEVLKASIKAAPELCNGAACKGAPVSTNPTALTKRLLLPTFRDSPSEGSSEGSSQSDEPSFCGIAAACPRVCDGLPPSKTRAEKRALGRRPPKPRCANLGLPRDSQRDRIEVLPVTIQDLLRRKPERRSGTLATLTGSV from the exons ATGAAGATGACACAGCTGTTTCAgcgaagaagaagaagtgtGTCATTGTGGCTATATATAGCTGTAGTATGCTG GTCTTCTAGGCTGTTTGTTGAATGTGTGGAATCCCACCCAGAGGACCAAAAATCCGGGTCCACACAGATCCACGTCCCACATGAGCCGCCTTATCAGGAA ACTGAAGTTAGCCTTAGTTTCTCTGCTCAGCCTCCATTTAACAGTGAGCAGCCGACAGCAGCCGATCCCCCAGAAACACAAGAGGAGGAGCTAAAAGCCCAAGCAGAG AACTTTGTAGCAGAGACATCTGCTTCAGAAGGAGAGCCGGACGCACTCGATGTGATTTCAAACCCTGAAAGTGCCTCGTATCCCGAAGCGGCCGTCTCTCAGGATCAGGGTTCTGTCCTTCAGCCGCCTTCCAGCAACTCTGAGTCTGGGACGTCTGCACTGAATGCAGATGATTCCGGCAGCGCCGGCCTGCAGGAGTCTGACCAGAACAG TGCTTCAAGTGATGGGTCTGGTGCAGCCAGTATTGAAACTGGTTCTGACCCGCTTCAAAATgactgtgaggaagaggaggagaacccTTATGACACAGAAAG ACCTCCGTTGGTTCTGGAAAACACTTCCAACGTTCACACCACCGGGACTAAAACCCACGCAGACCCCCCTCTGAGCCCCCCGGCTGCTCCCGCCGACACCCGTCTGGAATCCAACGCGTCCCACAAGCTGACGGAGTCGCCG GGCCTGAGCCCCACCGCCACGGCAGACGGCGACTCCGGTGGGAGCAAAGAGCCGGAGGACATCCCCACCTTCGATGAGTGGAAACGCAAGATGATGGAAGTGGAGAAGGAGAAGA CTCTGTCCACTGACACCTTCATCAACGGGGGCTCCCACGTACCCAAGAAGGTCCAGAAACATTTCAATAATTACGCTTCTGTGGAGTGTGGAGCCAAGATACTCGGTGCAAACCCAGAGGCTAAG AGCACTTCAGCCATCCTGAAGGAGAACATGGACTTGTACATGCTGAACCCCTGCAGCACCAAAATCTG GTTTATTATTGAGCTCTGTGAGCCCATCCAGGTGAGACAGCTGGACATCGCAAACTTTGAGCTTTTCTCCTCCACTCCGAAAGATTTTCTGGTCTCCATCAGTGACAG ATACCCAACGAATAAATGGCTGAAATTGGGAACGTTTCACGCCAGAGATGAACGCACAGTTCAGAGCTTCCCGCTAGACGAGCAGCTTTATGCTAAATATGTAAAG ATGTTCACCAAGTACATAAAG GTAGAGCTGGTCTCTCACTTCGGCTCAGAACATTTCTGTCCTCTCAGCCTCATCAG GGTGTTCGGGACCAGCATGGTGGAAGAATATGAGATCGCAGATCCCTCAGAGCGAGCTGATGATCAAGACGACGAACTGG TAGATCCCACTGGATTTTTTCCTGGAGAGCCCAAGTCTTCTGAGAATCTTATCGGATCGGCTAAAG ACGCCATCATGAACATGGTCAACAACATCGCTAACAATGTTCTCGGGGGATCCGCAGAGATCAAAG GCAACGTTTCTTCTCAGGAAGAGAGGAAAAGCGAGCCTCCGGAAGAGCATGAGGCCTCCTCTGAAGgcgtgacctctgacctccctGAGGC ttcagACAGTGAAGATATGCAGATTTTACCGGGAACGGACGTCCCTCCAGCTGAACCACCGTCTTCAGAGACCCCCCTGCCAGAAGAAGCTGCGAATACAGAGAGCGAAGTTCCTCAGGAGGAGAAACGATTAGTCATTCTTTTggagaaagaggaagaggaaccgATGAGATCGACTGTCATCCTCCTGGAAAAGGAGGACAAGCCGTACGAAGAGCAAAGAGACGCTCCGGAGCATCATCAAGTAGATCCAAGCTGCTGCAGTCCGGCGCCTTCCCTGCGGGATTACGTCCAGCGCCAGAGCTCTGCTAAAAGCAGGAAGTGCCAGACGGGAGACAGAGAGCCGGAAagtccacccatccacccatcaacACCTTTAGCGCCCTCTTCTGAACCTGAGCCGCCTCACACTGATGATGAGGCGGCTTCTGAGCTGACATCACAGCCTGTAGAAGAATCCATATCTGAGGTGTTGGATCCCAGTCTGACCTTAAACCTCCCCGCCCTTATAGTCTCCGAGTCCTCCTGTGCCCAGCCCGGCACAACAGTTCAAACCCCGCccctttctgcttctgctgagGAACCACAAAGGAGCCAGGATGCGTCGGTGGAAGAGGAGCACCTTCAGACGGCAGAGTCTCCCAGCAGCTCTGTCCACGTGCAGCCCACCATCAGCTTCCCAGCAGTGGATACGTCCGTGACCCCAACTGTTGACAAGTCCAACATCGATGCCACTTCAACAGAAATGACTGTCCCCGTCCCGACACAAGATCTGTTTTCTGTCCTCCCGCCCACTTATTCTGCTCAATCGGAACAGCCGGCGGAGGCACCCTCTGCACCTGACGGCGCTCCCGGTCCCCTGGAAGGATCCGGCCCGATTCCAGAGCCCGTCATCGAGGCCGAGCCTTCTGGTGGCCAAGCGGCAGATGCAGATGCTGAAGATGTCCCTGCTTCCTCAAATGCCAATGGTCAGTCGCCGCACCCCAACTCTGCAGCTTTTCCTCAGGGCTCCGCCTCCGACATCTACGCGGAGCCGTTCAACGGCACCGAGCAGAACGGGAACCCCATGCATGGGTCCAGCCAGAAGGAGTCCGTTTTCATGAGACTCAACAACCGCATCAAGGCGCTGGAGGTGAACATGTCGCTCAGCGGACGCTACCTGGAGCAGCTGAGCCAGAG GTACCGAAAACAGATGGAGGAAATGCAGAGGGCTTTCAACAAGACCATCATCAAACTCCAGAACACAGCGAGGATAGCCGAGGAGCAG GACCTGCGTCAGACTGAATCcatccagctgctgcagagccagCTGGAGAACATGACTCAGCTGCTCCTTAACCTGTCTGTCAGAGTCAGCCAGCTGCACGATGAG GTGTCGGACAGGCAGACCTACCTGCTGCTGTCCCTCATGCTGTGTTTGTGCCTCGGCCTCCTGCTGTGCGTCAACCGCTCCCGCTTCACCGGCTCTCCAGCCATCGAACCGGAGCCGCCCGCGCCCAAAAGCTACACCTACTGCTGTGCTGAAAG GCCTTTGTCATCCTGTGAGGAGGCGGGGCTTAAGAGAAGCGCCTCTTATCCACTCATCCACACCGACTCTTTGCAGTTAGCCACATCTGCAG ATCCAGAAGTGCTGCATGCAGAGGAGACGCAAAGTCTTTGTCCAACAAACAGGAAG AGGAGACGGCGGAAGTTGAAGCTGCTGGACAAAGGGGAGGTGCTGAAAGCGTCCATAAAAGCTGCTCCAGAGCTTTGTAACGGCGCCGCGTGCAAAGGAGCGCCCGTTTCCACAAACCCCACAGCCCTGACGAAACGCTTACTACTGCCCACCTTCAGAGACTCGCCGTCAGAAGGCAGCTCGGAGGGCTCCTCGCAGTCCGACGAGCCCTCCTTCTGCGGCATCGCCGCCGCCTGCCCCCGCGTCTGCGACGGCCTCCCCCCGTCCAAAACCCGGGCGGAGAAGCGGGCGCTGGGACGCAGACCCCCGAAACCTCGCTGCGCCAACCTGGGCCTGCCTCGCGACTCTCAGAGGGACAGGATTGAAGTGCTGCCTGTTACAATACAAGACCTCCTCAGGAGGAAACCAGAGCGGCGCTCCGGCACTTTGGCGACGCTCACAGGTTCTGTTTGA